The following coding sequences are from one Lolium rigidum isolate FL_2022 chromosome 6, APGP_CSIRO_Lrig_0.1, whole genome shotgun sequence window:
- the LOC124661691 gene encoding chitinase 1-like, with the protein MMRGLSVVAILAAAFAVSAHAQQCGSQAGGATCANCLCCSQYGYCGSTSAYCGAGCQSQCNGCGGTPTPTPSGGVSSIISQSLFDQMLLHRNDAACPAKGFYNYNAFVAAANSFSGFATTGSTDVRKREVAAFLAQTSHETTGGWATAPDGPYSWGYCFKQEQGATSDYCSPSSQWPCAAGKKYYGRGPIQISYNYNYGPAGQAIGSDLLGNPDLVASDATVSFKTALWFWMTPQSPKPSCHDVITGQWSPSSADQAAGRVPGYGVITNIINGGLECGKGQDNRVADRIGFYKRYCDLLGVSYGDNLDCYSQRPFA; encoded by the coding sequence ATGATGAGAGGACTTTCGGTGGTGGCCATCCTGGCCGCGGCCTTCGCCGTGTCTGCGCACGCCCAGCAGTGTGGCTCGCAGGCTGGCGGCGCGACGTGCGCCAACTGCCTCTGCTGCAGCCAGTACGGCTACTGCGGCTCCACCTCTGCCTACTGCGGCGCCGGCTGCCAGAGCCAGTGCAACGGCTGCGGCggcacgccgacgccgacgccctcCGGCGGCGTGTCCTCCATCATATCCCAGTCGCTCTTCGACCAGATGCTGCTGCACCGCAACGACGCGGCGTGCCCGGCCAAGGGATTCTACAACTACAACGCCTTCGTCGCCGCCGCTAACTCCTTCTCGGGCTTCGCGACCACGGGCAGCACCGATGTCAGGAAGCGCGAGGTGGCCGCCTTCCTCGCCCAGACCTCCCACGAGACCACCGGCGGGTGGGCCACGGCGCCCGACGGCCCCTACTCGTGGGGCTACTGCTTCAAGCAGGAGCAAGGCGCCACCTCCGACTACTGCTCGCCGAGCTCTCAGTGGCCGTGCGCGGCCGGGAAGAAGTACTACGGCCGCGGGCCCATCCAGATCTCCTACAACTACAACTACGGGCCGGCGGGGCAGGCCATCGGCAGCGACCTACTCGGCAACCCGGACCTTGTCGCCTCCGACGCCACCGTGTCGTTCAAGACGGCGCTGTGGTTCTGGATGACGCCGCAGTCGCCCAAGCCGTCCTGCCACGACGTGATCACGGGCCAGTGGAGCCCCTCCAGCGCGGACCAGGCGGCCGGGAGGGTGCCCGGATACGGCGTGATCACCAACATCATCAACGGCGGGCTCGAGTGCGGCAAGGGGCAGGACAACCGCGTCGCCGACAGGATCGGCTTCTACAAGCGCTACTGCGACCTCCTCGGCGTCAGCTACGGAGACAACCTCGACTGCTACAGCCAGAGGCCGTTCGCGTAA